A genomic segment from Leptospira yasudae encodes:
- a CDS encoding aminotransferase class III-fold pyridoxal phosphate-dependent enzyme — MKIIAIVQARMGSTRFPNKVMQTLAGKPMIGILIDRLSRAKKIDQIVVATSLDAKNDALVAYLDQIGVSSFRGSENDVLDRYYQAAILYNADIVIRITGDCPLVDPDLVDQLVELFFSKRNDYVSNINPPTFPDGVDIEIFSMEALKIAHSVAIKPFDREHVTPFLRENEQFSKMNLTHEEDLSHLRWTVDEKNDLEVVKNIFDHFEPRIDFNWKDVIKLYQSKPELFVFNKDIKRNEGSTMGKGQKLWRKAKTLIPGGNMLLSKRAEMFLPEHWPTYFSRSKGCSVWDLDEKKYTDMFLMGVGTNTLGYGHPEVDNIVLETIRKGNMSTFNAPEEVELAEKLIEIHPWANMVRLARTGGEANAIAIRIARAASGRDNVAICGYHGWHDWYLSANLAEDDSLSGHLLPGLDPNGVPRNLKGTVFPFLYNRLDELEKLIKNERIGVIMMEVSRNKGPDAGFLESVRTLATKNGIVLIFDECTSGFRQTFGGLHKQYGVDPDMAIFGKALGNGYAITAVIGKQNIMEVAQSTFISSTFWTERIGPSAAVKTLEVMERIRSWETITKIGQNITEGWKSLSYIHKLDLEYWGLPALCGFTIKSKNALAYKTLITQEMLKQGFLAGTSVYACIEHTESVINEYFEKLDPIFKMISECETGRDVFDLLDGPVCHAGFSRLN; from the coding sequence ATGAAAATAATAGCCATTGTTCAAGCTCGAATGGGATCGACACGATTTCCGAATAAGGTAATGCAAACTCTTGCGGGAAAGCCTATGATCGGTATTCTCATCGATCGTCTCTCGCGAGCAAAAAAAATCGATCAAATCGTAGTCGCGACTTCTTTAGATGCTAAGAATGATGCACTGGTCGCTTATCTTGATCAAATAGGCGTTTCTTCTTTTCGCGGAAGTGAAAATGATGTTCTTGATCGATATTACCAAGCGGCGATTCTTTATAATGCAGATATCGTGATCCGAATCACTGGTGATTGTCCTTTGGTGGATCCCGATCTCGTTGATCAACTCGTCGAGTTGTTTTTTTCAAAGAGAAACGATTATGTTTCGAATATAAACCCGCCGACTTTTCCTGATGGAGTGGATATTGAGATATTTTCAATGGAGGCATTGAAAATAGCGCACTCTGTCGCAATCAAGCCGTTTGATCGTGAACACGTGACTCCTTTTTTACGCGAAAACGAACAATTTTCGAAAATGAATCTCACCCATGAGGAAGACCTTTCGCATCTTCGCTGGACCGTTGATGAAAAAAATGATTTAGAAGTGGTTAAAAATATTTTCGACCATTTTGAACCGAGAATCGATTTTAACTGGAAAGATGTAATTAAACTCTATCAATCCAAACCGGAATTATTCGTATTTAATAAGGATATAAAAAGAAACGAAGGAAGTACAATGGGAAAAGGACAAAAACTATGGAGGAAAGCGAAAACACTGATTCCTGGTGGAAATATGCTCCTTTCCAAACGCGCCGAAATGTTTCTTCCTGAGCATTGGCCAACGTATTTTAGCAGATCAAAGGGTTGTTCAGTTTGGGATTTAGATGAAAAGAAATATACGGATATGTTTCTAATGGGGGTAGGAACCAACACTCTCGGATATGGCCATCCAGAAGTGGATAATATCGTATTGGAAACTATTCGAAAAGGTAATATGTCGACGTTCAACGCTCCGGAGGAAGTCGAGCTTGCGGAGAAACTCATTGAGATACACCCTTGGGCGAATATGGTACGACTTGCAAGAACCGGCGGGGAGGCGAATGCAATCGCGATTCGTATTGCACGAGCCGCATCCGGAAGGGATAACGTTGCAATCTGCGGTTATCATGGTTGGCATGATTGGTATCTTTCAGCAAATTTAGCTGAAGATGATAGTTTATCCGGACATCTCCTGCCCGGTCTCGATCCGAATGGGGTTCCCCGAAATCTCAAAGGAACCGTTTTTCCATTTTTATATAACCGTTTGGATGAATTAGAAAAATTAATTAAGAATGAGCGAATCGGCGTTATCATGATGGAAGTTTCTAGAAATAAAGGTCCCGATGCCGGATTTTTAGAAAGCGTGAGAACGTTAGCTACTAAAAATGGAATCGTATTGATTTTTGATGAGTGTACCTCCGGCTTTCGTCAAACGTTCGGTGGCCTTCACAAACAGTATGGTGTTGATCCAGATATGGCGATTTTTGGAAAGGCACTTGGAAACGGGTATGCAATTACTGCGGTTATTGGTAAACAAAACATTATGGAAGTGGCGCAGTCTACTTTTATCAGTAGTACTTTTTGGACCGAAAGAATTGGTCCAAGTGCCGCAGTAAAAACTCTCGAGGTTATGGAAAGGATTCGTTCTTGGGAGACTATTACTAAAATCGGACAAAATATTACTGAAGGTTGGAAGTCTTTATCTTATATACATAAACTCGATTTGGAATACTGGGGTCTTCCTGCCTTATGCGGTTTTACGATTAAAAGTAAAAATGCCTTAGCTTATAAAACGCTCATTACTCAGGAAATGCTAAAGCAAGGATTTCTTGCTGGGACTTCCGTGTATGCTTGTATCGAACATACCGAAAGCGTAATCAATGAATACTTTGAAAAATTAGATCCAATCTTTAAAATGATTAGTGAATGTGAAACAGGTCGGGATGTTTTCGATTTATTGGATGGCCCGGTTTGTCACGCTGGTTTTAGTCGATTAAACTGA
- a CDS encoding PseG/SpsG family protein, producing the protein MIYIFTEYFQKAGLGHFRRCSALADLFREKNFSVELIIDSDVADFLDTNVSFYNWTSKGIKDWLNKRPQVIIIDSYQASLAIYEQVIATGIRLICIDDFNRLTYPKSAIIYNGGLGGTIYNYRSRYSKVIDGPEYVLLRKPFCVNLQKPNIPEKIRTILISMGGSDPKNTTQRILLILDRYFPEIDKEVIVGPAFEEAHLNTSRENTRTIFHKNLGAEEIKNLMQSAHLCISAGGQTTYELARLGIPMVLIKTAENQIGNLIGFQKLGIIDEYLNADDDQFEIKLKNAVSFASSFEFRIRMSQILQETFIDHSSKIVEAILG; encoded by the coding sequence GTGATTTATATATTCACCGAATATTTTCAAAAAGCGGGGCTCGGGCATTTTCGAAGATGTTCAGCACTTGCGGATCTATTCAGAGAAAAAAACTTTTCTGTTGAACTTATCATAGATTCAGATGTTGCTGATTTTTTGGACACTAATGTTTCGTTTTATAACTGGACTTCGAAAGGGATTAAGGATTGGCTTAATAAGCGCCCGCAAGTGATTATCATTGATTCTTATCAAGCTAGCTTAGCCATATACGAGCAAGTGATAGCTACAGGAATCCGATTAATTTGCATCGATGATTTTAATAGATTAACTTATCCTAAGTCAGCGATAATCTATAATGGAGGATTAGGTGGAACAATCTATAACTATCGAAGTCGATATTCGAAAGTTATAGACGGCCCTGAATACGTACTATTACGAAAACCATTCTGCGTCAATTTGCAAAAACCAAACATTCCAGAAAAAATAAGGACGATTCTAATATCAATGGGTGGAAGCGATCCAAAAAATACCACTCAAAGGATCTTGTTGATTTTGGATCGCTATTTTCCAGAGATCGATAAAGAAGTTATTGTCGGACCTGCGTTCGAGGAAGCCCACTTGAATACAAGTCGGGAAAATACTCGTACTATTTTTCATAAGAATTTAGGCGCAGAAGAAATAAAAAATCTTATGCAATCCGCCCATTTATGTATTTCGGCGGGAGGACAGACCACTTACGAATTAGCTAGGCTCGGAATTCCTATGGTCTTAATTAAAACTGCTGAAAATCAAATAGGGAATCTTATTGGGTTTCAGAAACTCGGAATTATCGACGAATATTTGAACGCTGACGACGATCAATTCGAAATAAAGTTAAAAAACGCAGTTTCTTTTGCATCTTCTTTTGAGTTTAGGATAAGGATGAGTCAAATTCTTCAGGAAACCTTTATTGATCATTCGAGTAAAATTGTTGAAGCGATTTTGGGCTAA
- a CDS encoding methionyl-tRNA formyltransferase, with the protein MKTFVFCGFGKLGFLCLSKLCAEGYIPLAVLTHKDMGAESVDLFAEQKCIPVYYGDLRKDSLLFQYISNLEFTYLISVNYRYIIPQVVLDKAKYPLNLHGSLLPKYRGRTPHVWAIINGEKKTGVTCHVMEQSVDTGAIYRQIELVIDETDTGSDILEKFCFVYPICLMDALTQISRGNPPKLQDHSFATYFGKRTPDMGYIDVNKEVNAVLNFIRAQAKPYPGAYFYLPTGRKIVIHAAKRINRNDADTHDIGMILSQDSNYILNLPDGKIQITDYEIQ; encoded by the coding sequence ATGAAAACCTTCGTATTTTGTGGATTCGGTAAGCTTGGGTTTCTCTGTCTTTCTAAATTATGTGCAGAAGGTTATATTCCTCTCGCTGTCTTAACACATAAAGACATGGGAGCGGAGTCAGTCGATTTGTTCGCTGAGCAAAAGTGTATTCCTGTATATTATGGAGATCTGAGAAAGGATTCTCTTCTTTTTCAATATATTAGTAATTTAGAATTTACTTATCTGATTAGCGTGAATTATCGTTACATTATTCCGCAGGTCGTTTTGGATAAAGCTAAGTATCCGTTGAATTTGCACGGATCTTTGTTACCTAAGTACAGAGGGCGGACACCTCATGTTTGGGCCATTATTAACGGTGAAAAAAAAACAGGCGTGACATGTCACGTGATGGAGCAGAGTGTCGATACGGGAGCGATTTATAGACAGATCGAACTTGTTATTGATGAGACCGATACCGGTTCGGACATTTTAGAAAAGTTTTGTTTTGTTTATCCCATTTGTTTGATGGATGCACTAACTCAGATTTCGCGCGGTAATCCGCCTAAGCTTCAGGATCATTCGTTTGCAACGTATTTCGGGAAAAGAACGCCGGATATGGGATATATTGACGTAAATAAAGAAGTCAATGCTGTCTTGAATTTTATTCGAGCTCAAGCTAAGCCTTATCCTGGAGCTTATTTTTATTTACCGACTGGTCGGAAAATTGTGATTCATGCGGCAAAAAGAATAAACAGAAATGATGCAGATACTCATGACATCGGAATGATTTTGTCTCAAGATTCGAATTACATACTCAATCTTCCTGATGGAAAAATACAAATCACTGACTATGAGATTCAATGA
- the pseI gene encoding pseudaminic acid synthase: MKFEFSKNKKPFIIAEMSGNHNQSLEKALEIVDAAASAGAHALKIQTYTADTLTIDKKDGEFFISEPNSLWKGRSLYELYQQAYTPWEWHKPIFDYAKQKGMLCFSSPFDNTAVDFLESLDAPAYKIASFENIDLPLIKKVAQTQKPIIISTGMATVAEIAEAVETVRNTGNKNLTLLKCTSSYPASPENTNLLSIPVMRDLFQCEVGLSDHTMGIGVAVASVALGATVIEKHFTLNRQDGGVDSVFSLEPDELHALVVETERAWLSLGKIEFGPTQEEKKSLIFRRSLYIVKEMKKGEKFTFENVRSIRPGFGLPPKYIGQIIGKTIQKDVPRGTALTWELLT; this comes from the coding sequence ATGAAATTTGAATTCAGTAAAAATAAAAAACCGTTTATAATCGCGGAAATGTCGGGTAATCACAACCAATCCTTGGAAAAGGCTTTGGAAATAGTGGATGCGGCGGCAAGTGCCGGAGCGCATGCACTCAAGATTCAGACTTATACGGCCGACACATTGACAATTGATAAAAAAGACGGTGAGTTTTTTATATCTGAGCCAAATAGTCTTTGGAAAGGTCGGTCGCTTTACGAGTTGTATCAGCAAGCATACACCCCATGGGAATGGCATAAACCCATTTTTGATTATGCGAAGCAAAAGGGTATGCTTTGCTTTAGCTCACCTTTTGATAATACTGCGGTTGATTTTCTTGAATCTCTCGATGCTCCTGCATATAAAATTGCGTCTTTCGAGAATATAGATTTGCCATTGATTAAAAAAGTAGCGCAAACTCAAAAGCCGATCATTATTTCTACCGGGATGGCAACCGTGGCAGAAATTGCCGAGGCTGTAGAAACAGTCCGGAACACTGGAAATAAAAATCTTACACTTTTAAAGTGTACAAGTTCATATCCGGCGAGTCCTGAAAATACTAATTTGCTTAGTATACCCGTTATGCGAGATCTATTTCAATGTGAAGTGGGCTTATCCGACCATACTATGGGGATAGGAGTTGCAGTTGCGAGCGTTGCTTTAGGTGCAACAGTAATAGAAAAGCATTTTACACTTAATCGCCAGGATGGGGGAGTTGATTCGGTTTTCTCCTTGGAACCGGATGAATTGCATGCCTTAGTCGTCGAAACCGAACGAGCTTGGTTATCGTTGGGAAAAATTGAATTTGGCCCTACGCAAGAGGAGAAGAAGTCCCTAATTTTCCGGAGATCTCTGTATATAGTGAAGGAGATGAAAAAGGGCGAAAAGTTTACTTTTGAGAACGTTAGAAGCATCCGTCCAGGATTCGGTTTACCTCCAAAATATATCGGACAAATTATTGGAAAAACTATCCAGAAGGATGTTCCGCGCGGGACTGCGCTTACTTGGGAATTGCTAACTTAA
- a CDS encoding FAD/NAD(P)-binding protein: MSKISVAIVGGGLSGSLLTIQFLQNARDPIQVFLIEKSRKRLGRGIAYSPNSIYQKLNVPASRMSLYGDKPKHFWDWWQEHKNNYFYLEEHLELDSFFPRFIFGDYVEYELNRSIRNKPEFVDYNFINDNAFDVEKENGKWNVFLDSGSQVHVDIVILATGNIPPGDPSFLSAEVLNSKKYANNPWDDNLYENIRGTEAIGILGSGLSMVDVLMSLNRKGFEGQIISLSRSGKLPKVHDRIGNKNPTEYTNFHGDLRKDVSEFRHWLKENEGISYANILDAFRPLTQRVWMSWSTEDQLRFLRHIRPYWESFRHRIPEDSMQIIDEWINAGKLKFVRARIKSVKIVDESIGIIYNEIHSSNHYIQVDHLINCTGPETKIKKSNSLLYSNLLEKGIIKNAKNDLGFLTSEGGVVIDSKDKPAENLFALGPLRKNEFWESTALKEIRDQSSDLSKRILELAYLENKGRKTKFDIFCTDLLATIPNVKNLSTVLSIFKKYSKEEIIHTIANSIGWIRPEVGYSRLRLMTQPYEILMMVWAPQGETSLHKHVNFGGALVVLQGSLVEMKYTVRSGRIALADEKLLKEEECELENVDGIHMVKNPSLNSYAVSLHIYHPTMDSLTSMEIYDLENNIVGVLNERAKTASWKEPGSSFKSITSLTVS; encoded by the coding sequence ATGTCTAAAATTTCAGTAGCTATCGTCGGTGGCGGATTAAGCGGTTCTCTACTTACGATTCAATTTCTTCAAAACGCTAGAGATCCGATTCAAGTCTTTTTAATCGAAAAATCTAGAAAGCGTTTAGGAAGAGGAATAGCTTATTCACCGAATTCAATATACCAAAAGTTGAATGTGCCTGCATCTAGGATGAGTCTTTATGGGGACAAGCCAAAGCATTTTTGGGATTGGTGGCAGGAACATAAGAATAATTATTTTTATTTAGAAGAACACTTAGAATTAGATTCTTTTTTTCCAAGATTTATTTTTGGAGATTATGTTGAATATGAGCTTAATAGATCGATAAGGAATAAGCCGGAATTTGTAGATTATAATTTTATTAACGATAACGCCTTTGACGTCGAAAAGGAAAACGGCAAGTGGAACGTTTTTTTAGACTCAGGCTCGCAGGTACATGTAGATATAGTGATTTTAGCAACTGGTAATATCCCACCTGGAGATCCAAGTTTTCTTTCAGCCGAAGTTCTAAATAGTAAGAAGTATGCTAATAATCCATGGGACGATAATTTATATGAGAACATTCGCGGAACGGAAGCAATTGGCATCTTAGGATCCGGTCTTTCTATGGTCGATGTATTAATGTCTTTGAATCGAAAAGGGTTCGAAGGTCAAATTATTTCTTTGTCTCGTTCCGGTAAATTACCGAAAGTGCATGATCGAATAGGCAACAAGAATCCAACTGAATATACCAATTTTCATGGGGATCTCAGAAAGGACGTAAGTGAATTTCGTCATTGGCTAAAAGAGAACGAAGGGATTTCTTACGCGAATATACTAGATGCGTTTAGACCGCTTACGCAACGAGTTTGGATGTCTTGGTCAACGGAAGATCAATTGCGATTTTTAAGGCACATAAGACCGTATTGGGAATCTTTTCGACATCGAATTCCCGAAGATTCTATGCAGATCATAGACGAATGGATTAACGCTGGAAAACTGAAGTTTGTCCGTGCACGGATTAAAAGCGTTAAGATTGTAGATGAGTCAATAGGAATTATATATAATGAAATTCATTCATCCAATCATTATATTCAAGTAGATCATTTAATTAACTGCACTGGTCCTGAAACAAAAATAAAAAAATCGAACAGTCTTCTGTATTCAAATCTTCTTGAGAAAGGTATTATTAAGAATGCAAAGAACGATTTAGGCTTTTTGACGTCTGAGGGGGGAGTCGTAATCGACTCTAAAGATAAACCTGCAGAAAATTTGTTTGCACTCGGCCCATTACGAAAAAATGAATTTTGGGAGTCAACGGCCTTAAAGGAAATCCGGGATCAAAGCAGCGACCTTTCAAAGAGAATTTTGGAACTTGCATATTTGGAAAACAAAGGCAGGAAGACGAAATTCGACATCTTTTGTACAGATTTGCTTGCGACAATTCCTAATGTAAAAAATTTATCTACCGTCCTTTCAATTTTTAAAAAATATTCGAAAGAGGAAATTATTCATACAATCGCGAATTCGATTGGTTGGATCCGTCCGGAGGTCGGTTATAGTCGCTTGCGATTAATGACTCAGCCGTATGAAATTTTAATGATGGTTTGGGCACCGCAAGGGGAGACATCACTTCATAAACATGTTAATTTCGGTGGTGCCCTCGTGGTTTTGCAAGGCTCGCTTGTTGAGATGAAATACACAGTTCGTTCGGGTCGAATTGCACTTGCAGATGAAAAACTCTTGAAAGAGGAAGAGTGTGAGTTGGAAAACGTGGATGGGATCCATATGGTGAAAAACCCAAGTTTAAATTCATATGCAGTAAGTCTTCATATTTATCATCCAACTATGGACAGCTTAACTTCAATGGAAATTTATGATTTGGAAAATAATATAGTCGGTGTCTTAAACGAAAGGGCGAAAACCGCTTCTTGGAAAGAACCGGGTTCTAGTTTTAAATCGATTACAAGTTTGACGGTTTCTTAA
- a CDS encoding cytidylyltransferase domain-containing protein → MEQKKIVATIEARMTSSRLPGKVLMKVLGKPMLGYLIDRLKAVSSINEIVLATTVNSSDDPLVKFAESEGIFVYRGSEDDVLSRVIGAAQSRRADIIVEITGDCPVIDPDIIEQCIQLFKYNSALYVGNAHIRSYPDGMDVQIFALKDLVRSGSMTQNQLDREHVSLHMRNNPEIFPHLHLIAPPSQYWPELGLTLDEKEDFELLKNIIEHFDRENNPYFSCLDIIRYIKTNPSLEEINKKIKRKGDT, encoded by the coding sequence ATGGAACAGAAAAAGATCGTCGCGACAATTGAGGCGAGGATGACATCTTCCCGGCTTCCTGGTAAAGTGTTGATGAAGGTACTAGGAAAACCGATGCTCGGATATTTAATCGATAGACTTAAGGCAGTATCGTCCATAAATGAAATCGTATTAGCCACCACAGTAAATTCTTCGGATGATCCTTTGGTTAAATTCGCTGAGTCAGAAGGTATTTTCGTTTATAGAGGCAGCGAGGACGATGTTTTAAGCCGTGTGATAGGGGCCGCTCAGTCAAGAAGAGCAGACATTATTGTCGAGATTACTGGAGATTGCCCAGTGATAGATCCTGATATAATTGAGCAGTGTATACAATTATTTAAATATAACTCAGCTCTATATGTTGGCAACGCACATATTAGAAGTTATCCTGACGGAATGGACGTTCAAATATTCGCTCTGAAGGATTTGGTTCGGTCTGGATCTATGACTCAGAATCAACTTGATAGAGAACACGTTTCTTTGCACATGAGGAATAATCCTGAAATTTTTCCACACCTCCATCTTATCGCTCCACCTTCTCAATATTGGCCTGAACTCGGTCTAACTTTGGATGAGAAAGAGGATTTCGAATTATTAAAGAATATCATCGAGCACTTTGATAGAGAGAATAATCCATATTTTAGTTGTTTGGATATTATTCGGTATATTAAAACAAATCCAAGCTTAGAAGAAATTAATAAAAAAATAAAACGGAAGGGTGATACTTGA
- a CDS encoding Gfo/Idh/MocA family protein has protein sequence MKFRSFLIGLGQIGMGYDYDKDPDDFQITHLTALLHHPDFELVGAYDPIESARVKFQQKTNLKADVDLRQGLIRTNPDFIIIATPTKTHYEIVEVILKNVQPSFLLCEKPIAYTVEEAKKIKELCIRKNVRLFVNYQRRYFPSSKEIKLRLEKVNSSSGFIKGVCWYSKGLIHNGTHFLNLLQYWLGSIKNTSVIRKNRFWENSDPESDVLFSFEKGDVFFLSSREEDYSHYSIELVTSEGKLSYLRGGEEAFWQSKIFDPIYPKYTILNDKKEYFSNDSSYSQRYVLQELTKAMQGKEAEFCDAESSIQMTKILNQITDSPI, from the coding sequence TTGAAATTTCGTTCTTTTCTGATCGGGCTTGGCCAAATTGGCATGGGTTATGATTACGACAAAGATCCAGATGATTTTCAGATAACACACCTTACGGCATTATTGCATCATCCAGATTTCGAGTTAGTGGGCGCCTACGATCCGATCGAAAGTGCAAGGGTAAAATTTCAGCAAAAAACGAACCTAAAGGCCGACGTCGATTTACGGCAGGGCTTGATACGAACAAATCCTGATTTTATCATCATCGCAACTCCTACTAAAACTCACTATGAAATAGTTGAGGTCATCTTAAAGAACGTACAGCCGAGCTTTCTTCTTTGTGAAAAACCGATTGCATATACAGTCGAGGAAGCAAAAAAAATAAAAGAACTTTGCATTCGAAAAAACGTTCGCTTGTTCGTAAATTATCAAAGAAGATATTTTCCTTCTTCAAAGGAAATAAAGCTTCGGTTAGAGAAAGTAAATTCTTCGAGTGGATTTATTAAAGGTGTTTGTTGGTATTCGAAAGGGCTGATTCATAATGGAACTCATTTTTTAAATTTATTACAATATTGGCTTGGATCGATAAAAAATACTTCAGTTATTCGTAAAAATCGATTTTGGGAAAATTCAGACCCTGAGTCGGACGTCTTATTTTCATTTGAAAAGGGAGATGTGTTCTTTTTGTCTTCAAGAGAAGAAGACTATTCGCATTATTCAATTGAATTAGTTACGTCAGAAGGAAAGTTAAGTTATTTGCGGGGCGGAGAAGAAGCATTTTGGCAATCTAAGATATTCGATCCAATTTATCCTAAATATACCATCCTAAACGATAAAAAGGAATATTTTTCGAACGATAGCAGTTATTCGCAACGTTACGTTTTGCAGGAGCTTACGAAGGCCATGCAAGGTAAAGAAGCTGAGTTTTGCGATGCAGAATCTTCTATTCAAATGACTAAGATATTAAATCAAATCACGGATTCTCCCATATGA
- a CDS encoding DegT/DnrJ/EryC1/StrS family aminotransferase — protein MNEKLAIHGGKKVINSELKRYNSIGKEEVEAAKKVVEGGNLSQFLGCWDPDFYGGPKVQEFEEACRKYFQVKHAITVNSWTSGLIAAIGAIGIEPGDEIIVSPWTMSASATAILHWNAIPVFADIEPETFCIDPKSIEANISPYTKAILVVDIFGQSADMDAIMSIAKKYNLKVINDTAQAPGSFYKGKYTGTLGDIGGYSLNYHKHIHTGEGGVLVTNDDYLAERMQLIRNHAEAVVGDKGVTDLSNMIGYNFRLGEIESAIGIEQLKKLKSKVDSRIRAAERFTKGISNLKGLKTPVIRKDSTHVYYIYPILIDEDQLGLPKKKIYDALIAEGIADLSMGYANLHLLPLYQNKIAYGSKGFPWTSDICKRDVDYSKGICPVAEGFNDRGYFGYEMCVRDLSDADVDLLIEAFQKVWSQLESLK, from the coding sequence ATGAATGAAAAGTTAGCCATTCACGGCGGTAAAAAAGTTATTAATTCGGAATTGAAACGTTACAATTCCATCGGAAAAGAAGAGGTCGAAGCTGCCAAGAAGGTCGTAGAGGGCGGAAATCTTTCCCAGTTTCTCGGTTGTTGGGATCCTGATTTTTATGGTGGACCGAAGGTTCAGGAATTTGAAGAGGCTTGTCGAAAATATTTTCAAGTCAAACACGCGATTACGGTGAACTCCTGGACTTCCGGTTTGATCGCGGCGATCGGAGCGATCGGAATCGAACCGGGCGACGAGATCATCGTTAGTCCGTGGACGATGTCTGCTTCCGCGACAGCGATTCTTCATTGGAATGCGATCCCGGTGTTTGCTGATATAGAACCCGAGACATTTTGTATCGACCCGAAATCTATCGAGGCGAATATTTCTCCTTATACAAAAGCAATTCTGGTTGTGGATATATTCGGTCAATCCGCGGATATGGATGCGATTATGTCGATTGCCAAAAAATACAATCTTAAGGTCATTAACGATACTGCTCAGGCTCCCGGTTCTTTTTACAAGGGAAAATATACGGGGACATTGGGAGATATCGGAGGATACAGCTTAAACTATCATAAACACATACATACCGGAGAAGGCGGTGTGCTTGTGACGAATGACGATTATCTTGCGGAAAGAATGCAATTGATTCGTAACCACGCCGAAGCGGTTGTAGGTGATAAGGGAGTCACCGATTTAAGCAATATGATCGGCTATAACTTTCGACTGGGTGAAATCGAGAGTGCGATTGGAATCGAGCAGTTAAAAAAATTAAAAAGTAAGGTAGATTCTCGGATCAGAGCGGCGGAACGATTTACAAAAGGAATCTCGAACTTAAAAGGCCTTAAAACTCCAGTAATTCGGAAAGATTCCACGCACGTTTATTATATTTATCCCATTCTGATCGATGAGGATCAATTGGGTCTTCCTAAAAAGAAGATTTACGATGCGCTCATTGCAGAAGGCATTGCGGATCTTTCCATGGGGTATGCTAATCTTCACTTGTTGCCTCTCTATCAAAATAAAATTGCGTACGGTTCGAAAGGCTTTCCTTGGACTTCGGATATCTGTAAGAGAGATGTTGATTATTCGAAAGGTATTTGCCCCGTTGCGGAAGGGTTTAATGATCGGGGTTACTTCGGTTACGAAATGTGCGTTCGTGACTTATCGGATGCGGACGTGGATTTACTGATAGAAGCCTTTCAGAAAGTATGGAGTCAATTGGAGTCGTTAAAATGA
- a CDS encoding GNAT family N-acetyltransferase: protein MIYSFLEDYFVRTLLESDLSGPYPFWFEDQEITRYNSHGKFFKNRSYFEEYYRSLNYEDRLVWAICHKSDGHIGNISLQNISFIDRNAEFAVILGNKAHHGKGVSFQAGKKLLHHGFEKLNLEKIYCGTASENLPMQKLALSLGMKEEGRRKKHVFLNGAYQDVLEYGILVEDWLRFKKESAL, encoded by the coding sequence ATGATTTACTCCTTTTTGGAGGATTATTTTGTGCGGACTCTTTTGGAGTCTGATCTTTCTGGTCCGTATCCTTTCTGGTTCGAAGATCAGGAAATTACCCGGTACAATTCGCATGGGAAGTTTTTTAAAAATCGATCCTATTTCGAAGAATATTATAGATCCTTAAATTATGAAGATCGGCTCGTTTGGGCGATTTGTCATAAATCAGACGGTCATATCGGAAATATAAGTCTTCAGAATATTTCTTTTATCGACCGAAACGCGGAGTTTGCTGTGATACTCGGCAATAAAGCGCATCATGGGAAAGGCGTTTCGTTTCAAGCCGGAAAAAAACTTCTTCATCACGGATTCGAAAAATTGAACCTTGAAAAAATCTACTGCGGTACGGCTTCCGAAAATCTGCCCATGCAAAAATTGGCCTTGTCTCTTGGAATGAAAGAGGAAGGACGGAGAAAAAAACATGTCTTTCTAAATGGTGCTTACCAGGACGTGCTGGAATACGGAATTCTCGTAGAAGATTGGCTTCGTTTTAAAAAGGAATCCGCTCTTTGA